The following proteins come from a genomic window of Streptomyces sp. NBC_00539:
- a CDS encoding SGM_5486 family transporter-associated protein, with protein MSPVLEPNPQNGHKKLGLVLGAMLVVTVIISVIATLASP; from the coding sequence ATGTCGCCCGTACTCGAACCGAACCCCCAGAACGGCCACAAGAAGCTCGGCCTCGTGCTGGGCGCGATGCTCGTCGTGACCGTCATCATCTCCGTGATCGCCACGCTCGCCTCCCCCTGA
- a CDS encoding SixA phosphatase family protein — MSADTPRRIVLLRHAKAEWSDGTDHERPLAERGRQDAPAAGRKLAQTGIGFDLALCSTAARTRETWKLAVQELPHRPRTTYEERLYDASLGELIALLNETSDEVADLLVIGHNPGMHALADALSGTAQGDTLQRMSRSGFPTSALAVVSFTGGWKSLEHGVGTLLDFWTPSDH; from the coding sequence ATGAGCGCCGACACACCCCGCAGGATCGTCCTCCTCCGGCACGCCAAGGCCGAATGGTCGGACGGCACGGACCACGAACGCCCACTGGCGGAACGCGGCCGCCAGGACGCCCCGGCCGCCGGCCGGAAACTGGCGCAGACCGGCATCGGCTTCGACCTGGCCCTCTGCTCGACCGCCGCCCGCACCCGCGAGACCTGGAAGCTCGCCGTCCAGGAACTCCCGCACCGGCCGAGGACCACGTACGAGGAGCGGCTCTACGACGCCTCGCTGGGCGAGCTCATCGCCCTGCTGAACGAGACCTCCGACGAGGTGGCCGACCTCCTGGTCATCGGCCACAACCCGGGGATGCACGCCCTCGCCGACGCCCTGTCCGGGACGGCCCAGGGGGACACGCTCCAGCGGATGAGCCGCAGCGGCTTCCCGACCTCGGCCCTCGCCGTCGTCTCCTTCACCGGCGGCTGGAAGTCCCTGGAGCACGGCGTCGGCACCCTGCTGGACTTCTGGACCCCGTCGGACCACTGA
- a CDS encoding tryptophan 2,3-dioxygenase family protein produces MTEAVGTSERAAHPERAAEPEGVTYANYLRLPELLSLQVPLADGAHDERLFITVHQVQELWFGQLLAELADARGRMLDGDARTARVRLVRCVGITRVLIAGIRPLRGMPPREFHAFRGVLGSSSGAQSAQYVEIAVLCGADWVRGAYGDRVIAGLSGPEQERLRERLAQPTVWDAFVALLGKAGFAVADEEGRRAAYERLAGPWAEGAPAQFAELSELVEALVDLDEAWTEWRACHALLVERQIGSGPGSGGSTGVAHLRASVHRRFYPELWRARDAALPEVAYGR; encoded by the coding sequence ATGACTGAGGCAGTGGGGACGTCGGAGCGGGCGGCCCACCCGGAGCGGGCGGCGGAGCCGGAGGGCGTCACCTACGCGAACTACCTGCGGCTGCCCGAACTGCTGTCGCTCCAGGTTCCGCTGGCCGACGGGGCACACGACGAGCGGCTGTTCATCACCGTCCACCAGGTGCAGGAACTGTGGTTCGGCCAGCTGCTCGCCGAACTGGCCGACGCCCGCGGGCGGATGCTCGACGGGGACGCCCGCACGGCCCGGGTACGGCTCGTACGGTGCGTCGGGATCACCCGGGTGCTGATCGCGGGGATCCGGCCGCTGCGCGGGATGCCGCCCCGGGAGTTCCACGCCTTCCGGGGGGTGCTGGGCAGCAGCAGTGGCGCGCAGTCGGCGCAGTACGTCGAGATCGCCGTGCTGTGCGGCGCCGACTGGGTGCGCGGCGCGTACGGGGACCGGGTCATCGCGGGGCTGAGCGGGCCGGAGCAGGAGCGGCTGCGCGAGCGCCTCGCGCAGCCCACGGTGTGGGACGCGTTCGTGGCGCTCCTGGGCAAGGCGGGTTTCGCTGTGGCGGACGAGGAGGGCCGGCGGGCGGCGTACGAGCGGCTGGCGGGCCCCTGGGCCGAGGGGGCTCCCGCGCAGTTCGCGGAGTTGAGCGAGCTGGTGGAGGCGCTGGTCGACCTGGACGAGGCCTGGACCGAGTGGCGGGCCTGCCACGCGCTCCTCGTGGAGCGCCAGATCGGCAGTGGCCCGGGGTCGGGCGGCAGCACCGGCGTCGCCCATCTGCGGGCGTCGGTGCACCGTCGGTTCTACCCCGAGCTGTGGCGGGCGCGGGACGCGGCGCTGCCCGAGGTGGCGTACGGGCGCTGA
- a CDS encoding diiron oxygenase translates to MSAAPGPLDRWYEIAGVRGGVRRIFHAEAEQGRVFFPDALVPHLAHPEVKALAPERIREISVRHLYQFLHSTTHLETRVVNGAAEPVANGISGLHFPTALRMDAFKVYCDEGYHALYSLDLADQVAAVTGIPVPDVDYGGFVTALQDSGRRLLPDDPVLAGQLQAVVFETLITAVLNEVPQDPTVVSTVRELMRDHAKDEGRHHRFFSAFFLELWARLDPGRRIAAARALPAMIRAALDWDLEPVRASLRLAGLDDDRVEAVLEDSYGGGAGADRIQSISRSTLRLCAQVDAFDLPGVTEAFAAYGLRAPEDCDD, encoded by the coding sequence ATGAGCGCCGCGCCCGGTCCCCTCGACCGCTGGTACGAGATCGCCGGCGTACGCGGCGGCGTACGGCGGATCTTCCACGCCGAGGCCGAGCAGGGGCGGGTCTTCTTCCCCGACGCGCTGGTGCCGCACCTGGCCCATCCGGAGGTGAAGGCACTGGCCCCGGAGCGGATCCGGGAGATCTCCGTACGGCACCTCTACCAGTTCCTGCACTCCACGACGCACCTGGAGACCCGGGTGGTCAACGGGGCGGCCGAGCCCGTCGCCAACGGCATCTCCGGGCTGCACTTCCCCACGGCGCTGCGGATGGACGCCTTCAAGGTGTACTGCGACGAGGGCTACCACGCCCTGTACAGCCTCGACCTCGCCGACCAGGTCGCCGCCGTCACCGGCATCCCGGTCCCGGACGTCGACTACGGCGGCTTCGTCACCGCCCTCCAGGACAGCGGGCGGCGCCTGCTGCCCGACGATCCGGTGCTGGCCGGCCAGTTGCAGGCGGTGGTCTTCGAGACGCTGATCACGGCGGTGTTGAACGAGGTGCCGCAGGACCCGACCGTGGTGAGCACCGTCCGCGAACTGATGCGGGACCACGCCAAGGACGAGGGCCGCCACCACCGCTTCTTCTCCGCGTTCTTCCTGGAACTGTGGGCGCGGCTCGACCCGGGCCGGCGGATCGCGGCGGCGCGGGCCCTGCCGGCCATGATCCGTGCGGCGCTCGACTGGGACCTGGAGCCGGTCCGCGCATCCCTGCGGCTGGCGGGCCTGGACGACGACCGTGTCGAGGCGGTCCTGGAGGACAGTTACGGCGGCGGCGCGGGCGCGGACCGCATCCAGAGCATCTCCCGCTCGACGTTGCGGCTGTGCGCCCAGGTCGACGCGTTCGACCTGCCGGGCGTCACCGAGGCGTTCGCGGCGTACGGGCTGCGCGCACCGGAGGACTGCGATGACTGA
- a CDS encoding aminotransferase class I/II-fold pyridoxal phosphate-dependent enzyme, which translates to MVSRQAARLLADTPAIAEAHFRAEAEPYDARLRPDGYLNLGTAENRLLWDLLEARLAGLPTMREGAARYAPLHGTDELRERVAALLSGTFGTPLDAQDLVVISGATGALDAIASVLCDPGEAIVVPAPYYGAFDTDLGGRSGARILPAPLSPGDGFRLSAAAVDRALREARSAGTTVRAVALSSPSNPIGEVHPPQVLAELLRVVRAHDVDLISDEIYAHAVFGARGFTSAADPAVNPHWAGRTHVVWGFAKDFGLPGLKTGVLHTRAPQVLAAARAMAYFAPVSTATQETLAALLADQEWAAGFLKAGRERLAASYGHLVALLEAHGLPYAPAEAGFSVWLDLRRWLPGTGFDAEERLWRGLLDSAKVSILPGGAFRSPQPGWFRLCHTVDAPLVAEAVRRIAAHLGPVPYTPANGGPS; encoded by the coding sequence ATGGTTTCCCGCCAGGCCGCCCGGCTCCTCGCCGACACCCCCGCCATCGCCGAGGCGCACTTCCGCGCCGAGGCCGAGCCGTACGACGCCCGCCTGCGCCCGGACGGCTACCTCAACCTGGGTACCGCCGAGAACCGCCTGCTGTGGGACCTGCTCGAAGCCCGGCTGGCCGGGCTGCCGACGATGCGGGAGGGCGCGGCCCGCTACGCCCCGCTGCACGGCACCGACGAACTGCGCGAGCGGGTCGCCGCCCTACTGTCCGGGACCTTCGGTACGCCGCTGGACGCCCAGGACCTGGTGGTGATCAGCGGGGCGACCGGGGCACTGGACGCGATCGCCTCCGTCCTGTGCGATCCGGGCGAGGCGATCGTGGTGCCCGCCCCCTACTACGGGGCCTTCGACACCGATCTCGGCGGGCGCTCCGGCGCCCGGATCCTGCCCGCGCCGCTCTCCCCCGGCGACGGCTTCCGGCTGAGCGCCGCGGCCGTCGACAGGGCACTGCGCGAGGCACGGTCCGCCGGTACGACGGTCCGCGCGGTCGCCCTGTCCTCCCCCTCCAACCCCATCGGGGAGGTGCACCCGCCGCAGGTGCTCGCCGAGCTGCTGCGGGTGGTGCGCGCGCACGACGTGGACCTGATCTCCGACGAGATCTACGCGCACGCCGTCTTCGGCGCCCGGGGCTTCACCAGCGCCGCCGACCCGGCCGTGAACCCGCACTGGGCCGGGCGCACCCACGTCGTATGGGGCTTCGCCAAGGACTTCGGGTTGCCCGGCTTGAAGACCGGTGTCCTGCACACCCGCGCCCCGCAGGTCCTGGCAGCGGCCCGCGCGATGGCCTACTTCGCACCCGTCTCCACGGCCACGCAGGAGACGCTGGCCGCCCTGCTGGCCGATCAGGAGTGGGCGGCCGGCTTCCTCAAGGCCGGCCGGGAGCGGCTCGCCGCCTCGTACGGCCACCTCGTCGCCCTGCTGGAGGCGCACGGCCTCCCGTACGCGCCTGCCGAGGCGGGGTTCTCCGTGTGGCTGGACCTGCGCCGCTGGCTGCCCGGTACCGGTTTCGACGCCGAGGAACGGCTGTGGCGGGGGCTGCTGGACTCCGCGAAGGTCAGCATCCTGCCCGGCGGGGCGTTCCGGTCGCCGCAGCCCGGCTGGTTCCGGCTGTGCCACACCGTCGACGCGCCGCTGGTCGCCGAGGCGGTCCGGCGGATCGCCGCCCACCTGGGCCCTGTCCCGTACACCCCCGCGAACGGAGGTCCCTCATGA
- a CDS encoding SDR family NAD(P)-dependent oxidoreductase codes for MLITGGSGGIGRSCVERFAREEDWTVWFTYRHGRDRAEELVQELALTGRAKVEAFPFAQGDWEDHERLLDRLPGPVDVLVNNAAVGSKTIEQHTDGPRHTKASAFFQINAVGPLWLVDGLLPGMLERGFGKIVNISSVGGGIFQFPGFHPADGMSKAALTYLTRHLAAELVHAPVHVFALCPGVVETHMFHASTLDKLTPEERAALTARLPGSRMIRPEEIAEFVWWLAGDQSAALHGAVIDASMGLGVNPGLLTAAGVDSGRA; via the coding sequence GTGCTCATCACAGGGGGGTCGGGCGGTATCGGCCGGTCCTGCGTGGAGAGGTTCGCCCGCGAAGAAGACTGGACGGTCTGGTTCACCTACCGTCATGGGCGGGACCGGGCCGAGGAACTCGTACAGGAGCTGGCCCTCACCGGCCGGGCCAAGGTGGAGGCGTTCCCCTTCGCCCAGGGCGACTGGGAGGATCACGAGCGGCTGCTGGACCGGCTGCCCGGCCCCGTCGACGTCCTGGTGAACAACGCGGCCGTCGGCTCCAAGACCATCGAGCAGCACACCGACGGCCCCCGGCACACCAAGGCGTCGGCCTTCTTCCAGATCAACGCGGTGGGCCCGCTGTGGCTCGTCGACGGGCTGCTCCCGGGCATGCTGGAGCGCGGGTTCGGGAAGATCGTCAACATTTCCAGCGTGGGCGGCGGGATCTTCCAGTTCCCGGGCTTCCACCCCGCCGACGGGATGAGCAAGGCCGCGCTGACCTATCTGACCCGCCACCTCGCCGCCGAACTGGTGCACGCCCCGGTCCACGTCTTCGCCCTGTGCCCGGGCGTGGTCGAGACCCACATGTTCCACGCCAGCACCCTGGACAAGCTGACGCCCGAGGAGCGCGCCGCGCTCACCGCACGACTGCCCGGCTCGCGCATGATCCGCCCCGAGGAGATAGCGGAGTTCGTGTGGTGGCTGGCCGGTGACCAGTCCGCCGCCCTGCACGGCGCCGTCATCGACGCCTCCATGGGCCTCGGCGTCAATCCCGGCCTGCTGACCGCCGCCGGTGTCGACAGCGGGAGGGCCTGA
- the serB gene encoding phosphoserine phosphatase SerB, with the protein MSASQTSDVPTLLVKIFGKDRPGITAGLFDTLAAYSVDVVDIEQVVTRGRIVLCALVTMPVGGTEGELRATVHSWAESLKMQAEILSGTGDNRPRGSGRSHVTVLGHPLTAESTAAIAARITGTGGNIDRIFRLAKYPVTAVEFAVSGAETEPLRTALATAAAQIGVDVAVVSAGLHRRAQRLVVMDVDSTLIQDEVIELFAAHAGCEAEVAEVTERAMRGELDFEQSLHARVALLAGLDASVVDKVRSEVRLTPGARTLIRTLKMLGYQVGVVSGGFTQVTDDLRERLGLDFASANTLEIVDGKLTGRVTGEIVDRAGKARLLRRFAAEAGVPLAQTVAIGDGANDLDMLNAAGLGVAFNAKPVVREAAHTAVNVPFLDAVLYLLGITREEVEAADLA; encoded by the coding sequence ATGAGCGCTTCGCAGACCTCCGACGTCCCCACCCTCCTCGTCAAGATCTTCGGCAAGGACCGTCCCGGGATCACCGCCGGGCTGTTCGACACCCTCGCCGCCTACTCCGTCGACGTGGTCGACATCGAGCAGGTCGTCACCCGCGGCCGCATCGTCCTGTGCGCCCTCGTCACCATGCCCGTGGGCGGCACCGAGGGCGAGCTGCGGGCCACCGTCCACAGCTGGGCCGAGTCGCTCAAGATGCAGGCCGAGATCCTTTCCGGAACCGGCGACAACCGGCCGCGCGGCAGCGGCCGCTCGCACGTGACCGTGCTCGGGCACCCCCTGACCGCCGAGTCGACGGCGGCCATAGCGGCCAGGATCACCGGGACGGGCGGCAACATCGACCGCATCTTCCGCCTGGCGAAGTATCCGGTGACGGCCGTGGAATTCGCCGTCTCCGGCGCGGAGACGGAGCCGCTGCGGACCGCGCTGGCGACCGCCGCCGCGCAGATCGGCGTCGACGTGGCCGTGGTGTCGGCGGGACTGCACCGCCGGGCGCAGCGCCTGGTCGTGATGGACGTGGACTCGACGCTGATCCAGGACGAGGTCATCGAGCTGTTCGCGGCGCACGCCGGCTGTGAGGCCGAGGTCGCGGAGGTCACCGAGCGGGCGATGCGCGGGGAGCTCGACTTCGAGCAGTCGCTGCACGCCCGGGTCGCGCTGCTCGCGGGGCTGGACGCCTCCGTCGTGGACAAGGTGCGTTCCGAGGTGCGGCTCACCCCCGGCGCCCGGACCTTGATCCGGACGCTCAAGATGCTCGGCTACCAGGTCGGGGTGGTCTCGGGCGGGTTCACGCAGGTCACGGACGACCTCCGGGAGCGGCTCGGCCTGGACTTCGCCTCGGCGAACACGCTGGAGATCGTCGACGGGAAGCTGACCGGCCGGGTCACGGGCGAGATCGTGGACCGGGCGGGCAAGGCCCGGCTGCTGCGCCGCTTCGCGGCGGAGGCGGGTGTGCCGCTGGCCCAGACCGTGGCGATCGGTGACGGCGCCAACGACCTGGACATGCTGAACGCGGCCGGGCTGGGCGTGGCCTTCAACGCCAAGCCGGTGGTCCGCGAGGCCGCGCACACGGCGGTGAACGTGCCGTTCCTGGACGCGGTGCTGTACCTGCTCGGCATCACGCGCGAAGAGGTGGAAGCCGCCGATCTGGCCTGA
- a CDS encoding ABC transporter ATP-binding protein/permease, with protein MPELVLELNGRTWTLDPSRSYSLGRDPQGDVVIDDARVSWRHATITWNGRGWGLEDHGSTNGTYVHGSRVQQTELVPGTPVHLGNATDGPRLNLSAAVAAAAPAYQGQAPAYEAPPQQQAPAYEAPPQQQAWQQQAPPQQHQHPQHQAQPHFPQQQGGGAQPAQGATPGYSDRSPTTFHQIAVGRVMRIGRALENELVVSDLQVSRHHAEFRSTGGRFEIHDLGSHNGTYVNGQPLPKSGTALLGPNDIVGVGHSTFRIVGDRLEEFVDTGDVSFSARHLTVTVDGGKQILKDVTFGVPEKSLIGVIGPSGSGKSTLLKALTGYRPANQGDVLYDNRNLYKQFAELRQRIGLVPQDDILHKELKVSTALKYAAKLRFPGDTAESERAARIDEVLRELKLDIHKDKKITSLSGGQRKRVSVALELLTKPSLIFLDEPTSGLDPGMDRDVMQLLRGLADDGRTVLVVTHSVAELSICDKLLVMAPGGSVAYFGPPAEALNFFGYSTWADVFSAFENFRDYDWAGRWKGSQHYQLYAADIDAVAPQSVALPPAQQMRPPKPQGWGSQLWTLIRRYLAVIASDKGFIGLMLILPAVLGVVSTVIPATFGLAPPKAPSRFNGDAGTIMLILCVGMCFSGAANSVRELIKERVIYERERATGLSRSAYLMSKVIVLGVITAVQGVIICVIGFTPRDLPTEGLLMPPAVELCLSVTALGFTSMMFGLVISSLVKTAEKTMPLLVMFAIVQVVFTGILFKVYDSIGLEQVAWLMPSRWAIAAAGTTLNLGQLMPPWDHDNPSNTDPLWDHSIGQWSLDITILLLIGVACGFVVQRLLRRHEPEVMRAGN; from the coding sequence GTGCCGGAACTCGTACTGGAATTGAATGGCAGGACCTGGACGCTCGATCCGTCCAGGTCGTACTCGCTGGGGCGCGACCCCCAGGGAGACGTGGTGATCGACGACGCCCGGGTGTCGTGGCGGCACGCCACCATCACCTGGAACGGCCGTGGTTGGGGTCTCGAGGACCACGGCAGCACCAACGGCACCTATGTGCACGGGAGTCGGGTCCAGCAGACCGAACTCGTGCCCGGTACGCCGGTCCACCTCGGCAACGCGACCGACGGGCCGAGGCTGAACCTGAGCGCCGCCGTCGCGGCGGCTGCGCCCGCCTACCAGGGGCAGGCCCCCGCGTACGAGGCCCCGCCCCAGCAGCAGGCCCCCGCGTACGAGGCCCCGCCCCAGCAGCAGGCCTGGCAGCAGCAGGCACCGCCCCAACAGCACCAGCACCCCCAGCACCAGGCCCAGCCGCACTTCCCGCAGCAGCAGGGCGGCGGCGCCCAGCCCGCGCAGGGAGCGACACCCGGCTACAGCGACCGCAGCCCGACGACGTTCCACCAGATCGCCGTCGGCCGCGTCATGCGCATCGGCCGTGCCCTGGAGAACGAGCTCGTCGTCTCCGACCTGCAGGTCTCGCGCCACCACGCGGAGTTCCGCTCCACCGGCGGCCGCTTCGAGATCCACGACCTGGGCAGCCACAACGGCACCTACGTCAACGGCCAGCCGCTGCCCAAGTCCGGAACCGCGCTCCTCGGCCCCAACGACATCGTCGGCGTCGGCCACTCCACGTTCCGGATCGTCGGGGACCGGCTGGAGGAGTTCGTCGACACCGGCGACGTCTCCTTCTCGGCCCGCCACCTCACCGTCACCGTCGACGGCGGCAAGCAGATCCTCAAGGACGTCACCTTCGGCGTCCCGGAGAAGTCGCTCATCGGCGTCATCGGCCCCTCCGGCTCCGGAAAGTCGACCCTGCTCAAGGCGCTGACCGGCTACCGGCCCGCCAACCAGGGCGACGTCCTCTACGACAACCGCAACCTGTACAAGCAGTTCGCGGAGCTCCGCCAGCGCATCGGCCTGGTCCCGCAGGACGACATCCTGCACAAGGAACTCAAGGTCAGCACCGCCCTCAAGTACGCGGCCAAGCTCCGCTTCCCCGGCGACACCGCCGAGTCCGAGCGCGCCGCCCGCATCGACGAGGTGCTGCGCGAGCTCAAGCTCGACATCCACAAGGACAAGAAGATCACCTCGCTCTCGGGCGGTCAGCGCAAGCGCGTGTCCGTCGCCCTGGAGCTGCTCACCAAGCCCTCCCTGATCTTCCTCGACGAGCCCACCTCCGGCCTCGACCCGGGCATGGACCGCGACGTCATGCAGCTGCTGCGCGGCCTCGCCGACGACGGCCGCACGGTCCTCGTCGTCACCCACTCCGTCGCGGAGCTGTCCATCTGCGACAAGCTGCTGGTCATGGCCCCGGGCGGGTCGGTCGCCTACTTCGGCCCGCCGGCCGAGGCGCTGAACTTCTTCGGCTACTCCACGTGGGCCGACGTGTTCTCCGCCTTCGAGAACTTCCGCGACTACGACTGGGCCGGCCGCTGGAAGGGCTCGCAGCACTACCAGCTGTACGCCGCCGACATCGACGCGGTGGCCCCGCAGTCCGTCGCGCTGCCGCCCGCGCAGCAGATGCGCCCGCCCAAGCCGCAGGGCTGGGGCTCGCAGCTGTGGACGCTGATCCGCCGCTACCTCGCGGTGATCGCGTCCGACAAGGGCTTCATCGGGCTGATGCTGATCCTGCCGGCGGTGCTGGGCGTGGTCTCCACGGTCATCCCCGCCACCTTCGGCCTCGCGCCGCCCAAGGCGCCGTCGCGCTTCAACGGCGACGCGGGCACGATCATGCTGATCCTCTGCGTCGGCATGTGCTTCTCCGGCGCCGCGAACTCGGTCCGCGAGCTGATCAAGGAACGCGTCATCTACGAGCGTGAACGCGCGACCGGCCTGTCCCGGTCCGCGTACCTCATGTCGAAGGTGATCGTCCTCGGTGTCATCACGGCCGTCCAGGGCGTGATCATCTGCGTGATCGGCTTCACCCCGCGCGACCTGCCCACCGAGGGCCTGCTCATGCCGCCGGCCGTCGAGCTGTGCCTGTCCGTCACCGCACTCGGCTTCACCTCGATGATGTTCGGCCTCGTGATCTCCTCGCTGGTGAAGACCGCCGAGAAGACCATGCCGCTGCTGGTGATGTTCGCGATCGTCCAGGTCGTCTTCACCGGCATCCTGTTCAAGGTCTACGACTCCATCGGCCTGGAGCAGGTCGCCTGGCTGATGCCGTCCCGCTGGGCCATCGCCGCCGCGGGCACGACGCTGAACCTCGGCCAGCTCATGCCGCCGTGGGACCACGACAACCCGTCGAACACCGACCCGCTGTGGGACCACTCGATCGGCCAGTGGAGCCTGGACATCACCATCCTGCTGCTGATCGGCGTCGCCTGCGGCTTCGTGGTACAGCGCCTGCTGCGCCGCCACGAGCCCGAGGTCATGCGCGCCGGCAACTAG
- a CDS encoding transglycosylase SLT domain-containing protein: MSETSTPGHSLRPTKAQKLSFAGIATLGAAALAFSLVPANAAETSGTTVALAPVAWTKVVDGAQTKTVQAHLGTQLAIAKTKAAADAKAKAKAEADAKKAREQKAAASRSAVRAPVFANNLDGWIKEALSIMKREGIPGTYAGIHRNIMRESSGNPRAINNWDINAQNGIPSKGLLQVIQPTFAAYHVKGTKFDLYDPVANIVAACNYAADRYGSMDNVNSAY, translated from the coding sequence ATGTCCGAGACCAGCACCCCCGGCCACAGTCTTCGTCCGACCAAGGCCCAGAAGCTCTCCTTCGCCGGCATCGCCACCCTCGGTGCCGCCGCGCTCGCCTTCTCCCTCGTTCCGGCCAACGCCGCCGAGACGAGCGGGACGACGGTCGCCCTCGCCCCCGTGGCGTGGACGAAGGTCGTGGACGGCGCCCAGACGAAGACCGTGCAGGCGCACCTCGGCACGCAGCTCGCCATAGCCAAGACCAAGGCCGCGGCCGACGCGAAGGCCAAGGCGAAGGCCGAGGCCGATGCGAAGAAGGCGCGCGAGCAGAAGGCCGCCGCCAGCCGTTCCGCGGTCCGCGCCCCGGTCTTCGCGAACAACCTGGACGGCTGGATCAAGGAAGCCCTGTCCATCATGAAGCGCGAGGGCATCCCGGGCACCTACGCCGGCATCCACCGCAACATCATGCGTGAGTCCAGCGGCAACCCCCGGGCGATCAACAACTGGGACATCAACGCCCAGAACGGCATCCCGTCCAAGGGTCTCCTCCAGGTCATCCAGCCGACCTTCGCCGCCTACCACGTCAAGGGCACGAAGTTCGACCTGTACGACCCCGTCGCGAACATCGTCGCCGCCTGCAACTACGCGGCCGACCGCTACGGCTCGATGGACAACGTCAACAGCGCCTACTGA